The nucleotide window CCAACTTTGTCCCGCCTTCACTTCGATGTTGTCCTACTTCATAAAACCCCATTTTCTCATGAAATTTCATAGATGCATCATTCGGTGGTTCAATGTTTACTTCACAGGTTACCCTAGGATACTCGGTATTTTCAAATAGGAATTGATATAACGCTTTACCACATCCCCTTCCTTTAAAAGCATCCCCAATTACAATTCGATCAACATATTCGAAACTATCATATTGATCTAAAAAGAACTGATAATTAACACTATCATAGCTTTGCTTCTCGTCGAGAG belongs to Balneola vulgaris DSM 17893 and includes:
- a CDS encoding GNAT family N-acetyltransferase, which produces MIRTATLQDLETIHSLNEAALPHVNSIPIADFEEFLQIAKHFVVIEKENEIAGFLITLDEKQSYDSVNYQFFLDQYDSFEYVDRIVIGDAFKGRGCGKALYQFLFENTEYPRVTCEVNIEPPNDASMKFHEKMGFYEVGQHRSEGGTKLVSLKCKDID